One genomic region from Vitis riparia cultivar Riparia Gloire de Montpellier isolate 1030 chromosome 17, EGFV_Vit.rip_1.0, whole genome shotgun sequence encodes:
- the LOC117904946 gene encoding glycine-rich RNA-binding protein blt801 encodes MAFFGKVGNILRQTVSKQVNSQFSVSNPSIYQAIRCMSSSKLFIGGLSYSTDDTSLREAFYKYGEVIEARVIVDRETGRSRGFGFVTFTSSEEASSAIQALDGQDLHGRRVRVNYATDRARSGGFGGGGGYGGGGGGYGGGGYGGGGYGGSGGYGGGGYGGGSGGYGGGGDSYGSGGGNYGSGGGGYGGSSGGGGGNFSVAGGSDNYVGGAAGSSSGFPSGGGSSSFPSGGADQLGTNESSSMGDGAGEFSPDEPATEGNYRDDDDEPDDYANRRA; translated from the exons ATGGCTTTCTTTGGTAAAGTTGGGAACATACTTCGACAGACTGTAAGCAAGCAGGTCAACTCTCAGTTTTCTGTTTCCAACCCATCCATCTACCAAGCAATAAGATGCATGTCATCCTCGAAACTCTTCATTGGAG GTCTCTCATATAGCACAGATGACACGAGTTTAAGAGAAGCTTTCTATAAGTATGGGGAAGTCATTGAAG CAAGAGTCATTGTGGATCGTGAGACTGGTAGATCCAGAGGATTTGGATTTGTTACTTTCACTTCTAGTGAGGAGGCCTCCAGTGCCATCCAGGCCTTGGATGGACAG gATCTTCATGGCCGGAGGGTGAGAGTGAACTATGCAACGGATAGAGCACGTTCTGGTGGCtttggaggtggtggtggttaTGGAGGTGGCGGTGGTGGCTATGGAGGGGGTGGTTATGGAGGTGGCGGCTATGGTGGAAGTGGCGGCTATGGAGGTGGTGGCTATGGTGGTGGTAGTGGTGGatatggtggtggtggtgatagCTATGGGAGTGGAGGTGGAAACTATGgcagtggtggtggtggttatGGTGGGAGTAGCGGCGGCGGTGGCGGGAATTTCAGTGTTGCTGGTGGTAGTGACAATTATGTTGGTGGTGCTGCTGGAAGCAGTAGCGGCTTTCCTAGTGGTGGTGGCAGCAGCAGCTTTCCTAGTGGTGGGGCTGATCAGTTGGGTACCAATGAGAGCAGCAGCATGGGTGATGGTGCTGGGGAGTTTTCTCCAGATGAACCCGCCACAGAAGGAAATTACAGGGATGACGATGATGAACCTGATGACTATGCCAACAGAAGGGCTTGA